Below is a genomic region from Anoxybacillus flavithermus.
TTGAGACAATTGACTCGTCCATTGTTTGCGCTCTTGTGGCAATTGTACAACTTTCTTCTGTACAGGATCAGGTGATTGCTCTGTTTGAAAACGTGTATTTGCTGATTGCGCATAAGAACGTACTGAATATTTTTGCAACGCTTCATCGTTTACGTTTCCATCTGTTAAACGTTGTTCGACAGTTGGAGCTAACCGCTCACGAGCAAATAAAAGTGCTTTCCATGTTTCACCATGTTGTATGTTTTCATTCGTTTCCCATCGCTTTTGGCTGTCTATCATCGTTTGAATCATCGCTGTAATTGTTCCACTTCGCTCATCATGTGCCTCAAACAAATGACGTAACGTTGCACGTGCTTGTTCGATCATCGGCTCTGGAATCGTCCATTGCTTTTGTTCTAGTTGAAATAAAGCAATGATGAGCATCAGTTCATCTTTTTCATCATGATCATCGGACGCTGAAAACATCGTTTCAAACGGTGGCTCAACTGAAAATTGTTGAACAATTTGCTCTTTCGTTTCTTCTGGTAAAAGAGAAAGAAACGATTGTATCATGTCAGTTGATAAGATGTGCTTGTCTGCATACCCATCGTGCGTTGGAAGCTGTTGAAACCATTGCTGCAACTGTTCCCAATCGACTTGTTGTACCACATTTTGTTCATTTTGTTGCTCGGACAATGGTTGTAACGATTGTGACGTTTGACGCAACGATAAAAGCAATTGGGAAAATGCATCCCCATCACCCGTTTGAACGGTTGCTTGCTGGTTAGATCCGCTAAATGGAGCCATGAAAGAAACCCCGGCGATATTCATTTTTTCACCTCCTTTCAATTGTTTGCTTTTTTCGCAAGCAAGCTCGTATATTTCGCAGCATTTTTCGCATCCATTTTTTCTAAAATAGCAGCTACTTTATCCGTTTTTAACTTAGACAGTAAGTTAACCGCTTCTTGATCTGACATTTGCGGAATAATTTCCGCTGCTTTTTTTGGTGACATCGTTTCATACATTTTCACAACGTCTACACGCGTAGCATCTGTCTGCTCTGTTGACGGTGTTGTCGGCTGTTGTGCTTGTTCTTTTTCCGTCTGCAAACGCGCGATTTCTTGCTTAAGCGCATCAATTTCTGCATTTTTTTCTTTTATAGTATCTTTCGTTTTTGTAAGCTCCTTTTCTTTCTCAACAATGGTTGCTTTTAGCTCAACGATTTGCTCTTCTAGTTTCTTTTTTTCGTTCGCGTCCGTTCCTTCAATCCATTGAGAAACAAACGGTAGTTGCCCCGCATATTTTTTCCCTTGTTCAAATACGTTAATACCAGAAAACGTTAGAATAAGTAAAACAACGGAAATGGTGAATAAAAGCGGGATGAAGACGACAAAAAGAAACCATTGAAGCTTGCTCGTTTTTTTTGTCTCTTCTTCTTTTTTTTCAAATTGTTCCATCAACGCTCACCTTGTTTCTCGATAACAATATTGTTGAATTGAAATATCATCCATTTGCTTTTGTTCTGCCATTCGCATTTGTTGCGCGATCATTTCATCATGCTTTTCTTTTATTTTTTCGTATTTTTTCACTTCCACATTCAATTCAACTAACTTTAGTTGTTTCAACTCCATTTGTTGACGCGCTTGCATGACAAGATGCTGGTAATGGTCGATGATGCGTTGCAAATTGTTCATAAATTGTTGAAACGAACGAATATGTTGAATAGCCACCCCTGATTGTAATTGTTGTTTATGTTGTTCCTCGTAGTCTTCTTTTTGTTTTAAAAAGTGGTATAATTTTTCTGCCACTTCTTCAAATCGATAGCGTGCTTCTTCATATTCGTGTAGCGCTTTTTGTTTTTCATGCTCTTTTAAGTTTAAAATTTTCGTTAATTGAAATGGTGTCATCGCTTATTCACCCTTGTTCAATAAGTTGAAACAACTGTTGAACACTTTCGTTTATTGTGTAACACTCATGAACATCTTGTTTTAAAAATGAAATAATTTTCGGATAATAACGGATCGCTTCGTCAATTTCTCGCGACGATCCTCGTTTATACGCACCGATTTGAATTAAATCTTCGGACTGCACATATGTGGCTAACAACTCACGCAATTTTTCTGCCACTTTTCGATGCTCTGGCGTCACAATGTAGTTCATGACGCGACTTACACTTTTTAATACGTTAATCGCTGGATATTGACCTTTATTGGCTAGTTGACGTTCTAATACAAAGTGGCCATCTAAAATCCCTCGAACCGTATCAGCAATCGGCTCATTCATATCATCGCCGTCAACGAGCACCGTATAAAAAGCAGTAATCGTTCCATGTTCATTCGTTCCTGTCCGTTCAAGTAGTTTTGGCAAAATGGCAAAAACGGACGGCGTATATCCTTTCGTTGTCGGTGGCTCGCCGACAGCTAATCCAACTTCACGTTGCGCCATCGCCACGCGCGTGACGGAATCCATCATAAACATGACGTTTAGTCCTTGGTCGCGAAAATATTCGGCAATCGCTGTCGCTGTATACGCCCCTTTAATGCGCATGAGCGCTGGTTGATCGGACGTCGCAACAATGACAATCGAACGTTTTAATCCTTCTGGACCGAGATCGCGTTCAATAAACTCCCTCACTTCGCGTCCGCGTTCACCGATAAGTGCGATCACGTTTAAATCTGCATTTGTATTGCGAGCAATCATCCCCATTAACGTACTTTTCCCGACGCCAGAACCGGCAAAAATGCCGACGCGTTGTCCTTTGCCAACCGTCAATAAGCTGTCAATCATTTTCACCCCGACTTCAATCGGCTCAGAAATCGGAGGACGCGTCATCGGATTGGGCGGTTGGCGATCGATTGGAACAGCCGTCAATCCTTTCGGAAACGGTTGATCGTCAAGCGGGGCGCCTAATGCGTCAATAACACGCCCAACGAGCGCTGAACCGACTTTCATTTCAAGCGGACCCCCCGTTGCTTCTACAATGCAACCCGGGGCGATATCTTGAACGGTTGCATACGGCATTAAAAGTACATATTCATCACGAAAGCCGACGACTTCCGCTTGAATTTTTTTCTTTTTTTTGTGGCCGATATGAATGTAGCACACATCGCCAATTGAACTTTCCGGGCCTTTTGCTTCGATCATTAAACCGATCACGCGTGTGACTTTGCCAAATCGTTTATATGGGTCGAGCAACTCAATTTCATTGATGAGTGCTTGCCAGTTCATTCATTCGCCCCCTCAATTCGCTCAAGCAATTGTAGTTTCAATTGCTCGAGTTGCGTGTCAACGCTTGCATCAATACGTCCGAACGGCGTTTCAACAATACAACTCGTTTCGTCTAGCGTTTCATCTGGATAAATAAACAAATGAACCTCATGACTAAACAACGCTTTTAACTCGTCTTTTTGCCGAACGACGACATCATAGTACAATGGATGCACGTACATTTTTACTTCTTCATGTTCACGAACTTCTTGAATGACTTGTTTCACAAGGCCAAGAAAATGTTCTTTATTTTCAGCAAGACGCTCACCGATAATTCGTTCCGCTACTTTGCATGCAACAAGTAAAATCGTTTCATCGGCCGACTGCAACATATGATAAAACTGCTCATTGGCGGATTGTGCAATCTTCTTCGCTTCACGAATTGCCTCCATGTACTGTTGCAATCCTTCTTCGCGCCCTTGTTCCAAACCGATCGCATATCCTTCTTGACGCGCTTCGTTTATCCATTCGCTTCGTTCTTCTTCCCATCGCTTTCGTTCTTCCGCAATTTGTTGTTGGACAGATGCATAATACATGTCCGCTTCTTGACGAATGTGTGCGGCTTGTTGCTCCGCTTGCTCGATTAACATTTGTGCATGTTGCATCATCGTTTCGGCAGGTTGTTCGTGTTCTTCTTGTTGCACGTCAGACCACACTTTTCTCAC
It encodes:
- a CDS encoding flagellar hook-length control protein FliK: MKGGEKMNIAGVSFMAPFSGSNQQATVQTGDGDAFSQLLLSLRQTSQSLQPLSEQQNEQNVVQQVDWEQLQQWFQQLPTHDGYADKHILSTDMIQSFLSLLPEETKEQIVQQFSVEPPFETMFSASDDHDEKDELMLIIALFQLEQKQWTIPEPMIEQARATLRHLFEAHDERSGTITAMIQTMIDSQKRWETNENIQHGETWKALLFARERLAPTVEQRLTDGNVNDEALQKYSVRSYAQSANTRFQTEQSPDPVQKKVVQLPQERKQWTSQLSQLVHAVQQLNDKHVPFEQLTIDTTNEKTFVAQFERIVRSSQFTRWKNGNAQMLIRLHPEHLGYITIKLMQQKGKLTAKMITSTEAAKQLVEQHIHQLAHIADHITVEQFNVFDEAKFRDHSFQQQKQQQQQQEQQREEKKQRDQSFGEWLKEWFDFE
- a CDS encoding flagellum-specific ATP synthase FliI: MNWQALINEIELLDPYKRFGKVTRVIGLMIEAKGPESSIGDVCYIHIGHKKKKKIQAEVVGFRDEYVLLMPYATVQDIAPGCIVEATGGPLEMKVGSALVGRVIDALGAPLDDQPFPKGLTAVPIDRQPPNPMTRPPISEPIEVGVKMIDSLLTVGKGQRVGIFAGSGVGKSTLMGMIARNTNADLNVIALIGERGREVREFIERDLGPEGLKRSIVIVATSDQPALMRIKGAYTATAIAEYFRDQGLNVMFMMDSVTRVAMAQREVGLAVGEPPTTKGYTPSVFAILPKLLERTGTNEHGTITAFYTVLVDGDDMNEPIADTVRGILDGHFVLERQLANKGQYPAINVLKSVSRVMNYIVTPEHRKVAEKLRELLATYVQSEDLIQIGAYKRGSSREIDEAIRYYPKIISFLKQDVHECYTINESVQQLFQLIEQG
- a CDS encoding flagellar export protein FliJ produces the protein MTPFQLTKILNLKEHEKQKALHEYEEARYRFEEVAEKLYHFLKQKEDYEEQHKQQLQSGVAIQHIRSFQQFMNNLQRIIDHYQHLVMQARQQMELKQLKLVELNVEVKKYEKIKEKHDEMIAQQMRMAEQKQMDDISIQQYCYRETR
- a CDS encoding flagellar assembly protein FliH: MILLSKVIKAPFARTCTEQQAVIQVRKVWSDVQQEEHEQPAETMMQHAQMLIEQAEQQAAHIRQEADMYYASVQQQIAEERKRWEEERSEWINEARQEGYAIGLEQGREEGLQQYMEAIREAKKIAQSANEQFYHMLQSADETILLVACKVAERIIGERLAENKEHFLGLVKQVIQEVREHEEVKMYVHPLYYDVVVRQKDELKALFSHEVHLFIYPDETLDETSCIVETPFGRIDASVDTQLEQLKLQLLERIEGANE